In a genomic window of Amyelois transitella isolate CPQ chromosome 29, ilAmyTran1.1, whole genome shotgun sequence:
- the LOC106133175 gene encoding late histone H2B.L4-like yields MAPSKPPKVLKPIAKPLEKPISKKMKKKKKNYDSFDIYIYKLLRSVAPENIRISRKSMLIMNNAVNDLLERFAVEAGRLVAHGKKTTMGSREIQSAVKLLLPGELAKHANMEALKAVTLYHNSVTKPPAQT; encoded by the coding sequence atggcgCCTTCAAAACCTCCGAAAGTTTTAAAACCAATAGCAAAACCCTTGGAGAAGCCTATATCCAAGaaaatgaagaagaagaaaaagaattaCGACAGTTTCGACATATACATTTACAAGTTGCTGCGTAGCGTCGCTCCAGAAAACATAAGGATATCGAGGAAATCTATGTTGATAATGAATAACGCGGTGAACGACCTGCTGGAGCGGTTCGCTGTGGAGGCGGGGAGGCTGGTGGCGCACGGCAAGAAGACGACCATGGGGAGCCGGGAGATACAGTCTGCTGTGAAACTGTTATTGCCGGGGGAGCTCGCCAAACACGCCAACATGGAAGCGCTGAAGGCTGTCACACTGTACCACAATAGTGTGACAAAACCGCCTGCTCAAACGTAA